Proteins from a genomic interval of Stomatohabitans albus:
- a CDS encoding D-alanyl-D-alanine carboxypeptidase family protein, whose product MVIWKQRSSLVATAVLVAVLSVPGAVPGHAQGTTTSEPQASVGAPANPFDPGAIFRTRINGEARPFPEISATNAILIDGNAMATLGEKNGQQEARMASTTKVMTILLGIEARDQGLVGPTVTISPNAVAAAASSDSATLKLQAGQQVAFDDLLAATLMASGNDGAVAIAEHVAGSEAAFVQRMNERAAQLGLTQTRYLNASGFTDDPGHHTSPLDLAVLGMVAMSHPDFARWAQAQTLDLETLGSVSNRNELLGSYLGVTGIKTGFTNAAGQCLVASAERDGRVLYAVVLGSKDRVADMTKLFDYGFNDFSRRPATEAGEPVGTFTWTRGDVEAIARKELAVTVPAGTTLMRQIVWNSNISLPVTAGTELGTANLILDGQILDSAPVVAQSPVEPTQGDGPGAIIGDALLGYARVAQSTQSVDVAALTAAAIKPTQDETVQAQPAQKE is encoded by the coding sequence ATGGTTATATGGAAACAACGTTCCTCCTTAGTTGCAACGGCTGTACTCGTTGCCGTATTGAGTGTGCCTGGCGCGGTTCCAGGACACGCCCAGGGCACGACCACATCTGAGCCACAGGCGAGTGTTGGGGCACCAGCCAATCCATTTGATCCTGGTGCCATTTTCAGAACACGCATCAACGGTGAAGCTCGTCCATTTCCAGAGATTTCAGCTACCAATGCGATCTTGATTGATGGCAATGCGATGGCAACCTTAGGTGAGAAAAACGGTCAACAAGAAGCTCGCATGGCATCAACGACAAAGGTCATGACGATTTTGCTTGGTATTGAAGCACGCGATCAAGGCCTTGTTGGTCCTACGGTGACGATTAGCCCTAATGCTGTTGCCGCAGCAGCATCAAGTGACTCAGCAACATTAAAACTCCAAGCAGGCCAACAGGTCGCGTTTGATGATCTTCTAGCTGCCACCTTGATGGCTTCAGGTAATGACGGTGCAGTTGCCATCGCGGAGCACGTCGCAGGGTCTGAAGCTGCATTTGTTCAACGGATGAACGAACGGGCCGCACAATTAGGGCTCACCCAGACAAGATATTTGAATGCATCGGGATTTACCGATGACCCAGGACACCATACGTCCCCATTAGATTTGGCCGTTCTCGGAATGGTCGCAATGAGCCATCCTGATTTTGCGCGTTGGGCTCAGGCCCAAACCCTAGACCTTGAGACGTTAGGATCGGTGAGTAACCGTAATGAGCTTCTCGGCTCATACCTTGGTGTCACCGGAATCAAGACGGGGTTTACAAATGCGGCTGGACAATGTCTCGTCGCATCAGCAGAACGTGATGGACGGGTGCTCTATGCCGTCGTGCTTGGTTCAAAAGATCGCGTAGCCGATATGACCAAACTATTCGACTATGGCTTTAACGATTTCTCTCGACGACCGGCTACAGAGGCTGGTGAACCGGTTGGTACCTTTACGTGGACCCGTGGTGATGTCGAAGCGATAGCCCGCAAAGAGTTAGCTGTAACCGTTCCTGCCGGCACCACCTTGATGCGTCAAATTGTTTGGAATAGCAATATTTCACTTCCCGTCACTGCTGGCACTGAATTAGGAACAGCAAATCTCATCTTGGATGGTCAGATTCTTGATTCAGCTCCTGTTGTCGCCCAAAGTCCGGTTGAACCGACGCAAGGTGACGGTCCTGGCGCAATCATTGGTGATGCCCTCTTAGGGTATGCTCGTGTCGCTCAAAGTACGCAGAGCGTGGATGTAGCAGCCTTAACGGCGGCAGCCATTAAGCCCACTCAAGATGAGACGGTCCAGGCACAACCTGCCCAAAAGGAATGA
- a CDS encoding ACP S-malonyltransferase gives MSEQSRRIALVFPGQGSQQPQMAVPWQGHPAYTLWERADDVLKQPVTRLGTEADAAELKQADNCQIALFVQHAMLLEAFAEHGVAITLTAGHSLGEYNALLAAQVLGFDDALQLVAVRARSTMEAAQARPGTMVACLGFDRADVETAARNAGAFLANENAPGQITVSGSKEALNQLKSALADKGGRIVDLDVGAAYHSPHVEAAVPVLGEALDQAAFHDASTGVVANADAKIHTAAHDWPQLLRIQLTSPVLWKESVETMVREGITDTVELGASAPLSGMIKRIARGVRRHMVHRPEDIETVVNALRTDS, from the coding sequence ATGAGTGAACAGTCGCGACGCATTGCCCTTGTTTTCCCTGGTCAAGGAAGCCAACAACCACAAATGGCTGTGCCTTGGCAAGGACATCCTGCCTACACCCTCTGGGAACGTGCTGATGACGTGTTGAAGCAACCCGTAACGCGTTTAGGTACCGAAGCAGATGCGGCTGAGCTGAAACAAGCTGATAATTGCCAAATCGCGCTATTTGTACAGCATGCAATGTTGTTGGAGGCTTTTGCCGAACACGGTGTTGCTATCACATTAACTGCCGGTCACTCTCTGGGTGAATACAACGCACTGCTTGCTGCACAGGTATTGGGCTTTGACGATGCGCTCCAACTTGTGGCGGTACGTGCCCGATCAACCATGGAAGCAGCCCAAGCCCGACCGGGCACGATGGTCGCCTGCCTGGGGTTTGACCGGGCCGATGTTGAAACTGCCGCACGTAATGCCGGTGCGTTTTTGGCTAATGAAAATGCCCCTGGACAAATAACCGTGAGCGGAAGTAAAGAAGCGCTCAACCAATTGAAATCTGCCCTTGCCGATAAAGGTGGCCGTATCGTTGACCTCGATGTGGGCGCCGCCTATCACAGCCCCCACGTTGAAGCAGCAGTTCCTGTCCTTGGTGAGGCACTCGACCAGGCTGCCTTCCATGATGCATCTACCGGAGTAGTGGCCAACGCTGATGCCAAGATTCACACCGCAGCACATGATTGGCCGCAGTTATTGCGTATCCAGTTAACGAGTCCAGTGCTCTGGAAAGAATCCGTTGAAACGATGGTGCGTGAAGGTATCACCGACACGGTGGAATTAGGCGCCAGCGCGCCCTTGTCTGGGATGATTAAACGCATTGCCCGTGGTGTGCGTCGCCACATGGTGCATCGCCCTGAAGATATCGAAACTGTAGTTAATGCGTTAAGGACCGATTCATGA
- the fabG gene encoding 3-oxoacyl-[acyl-carrier-protein] reductase: MSKSTSNWALVTGASKGIGAACAVELAKAGYDIIVAYGQDDEGANRVAQACADQGVQTRTVSADISQTVEPITAVIDEVGGLAVLVNNAGITRDGLAMAMSDEDFDAVIRVNLTAQFRLARHVLRPMLRARRGRIIFISSVVGLIGNAGQANYAAAKAGVIGLAKTLSREVAKRGITVNTVAPGFISTDMTKDLNLEPFLEHIPAGRIGEPEDVAAAVAFLASPGAAYITGQVLSVNGGMAS; encoded by the coding sequence ATGAGTAAATCAACATCTAATTGGGCACTCGTTACGGGTGCAAGTAAAGGCATTGGTGCGGCCTGTGCCGTTGAACTTGCAAAAGCTGGCTATGACATCATTGTGGCCTACGGGCAGGATGATGAAGGGGCTAATCGTGTTGCCCAAGCCTGTGCCGATCAAGGGGTACAAACGCGTACGGTGAGTGCTGACATCAGTCAAACCGTTGAACCCATCACGGCGGTTATTGATGAGGTTGGTGGCTTAGCTGTCCTCGTAAATAACGCGGGTATTACTCGCGACGGGCTAGCAATGGCGATGAGTGATGAGGACTTTGATGCAGTCATCCGTGTCAATCTCACCGCCCAATTTCGACTGGCTCGCCACGTGCTCCGGCCGATGTTGCGTGCACGTCGCGGGCGAATCATCTTTATCTCAAGTGTTGTAGGGCTTATCGGAAATGCTGGCCAGGCAAATTACGCTGCAGCTAAAGCCGGGGTCATTGGATTAGCCAAAACGTTGTCACGAGAAGTGGCCAAACGTGGTATCACCGTGAATACCGTTGCACCAGGGTTTATCTCTACTGATATGACGAAGGATTTGAACCTTGAACCCTTCTTAGAGCATATTCCAGCAGGGCGCATTGGTGAGCCTGAAGATGTAGCGGCTGCGGTGGCATTCTTGGCTAGTCCTGGTGCCGCTTACATCACTGGTCAAGTCTTGAGCGTGAATGGTGGAATGGCATCATGA
- a CDS encoding lysophospholipid acyltransferase family protein, with product MKTSHGPKRRGGRITRSITGKVDAMPTGLRPLHGSLRKPLLSLLQAQINGIENIPASGGFLLAANHRAFLDHFLLAAATPRPIRFIGKETLAEGLGGRFNTAMGMIPVRRGIADAEMMETASAVLKAGVPIAIFPEGTRSRTGELYRFRSGMARLAVETGVPIVPTGIRGSWRVWPPENDLPYFRIPPHGLVEVTFCKPVVVATDSPRARRDATNLVYDRIARACGQPRNNGYAPIGG from the coding sequence ATGAAAACGAGCCACGGGCCAAAACGGCGAGGTGGTCGTATTACGAGATCCATTACGGGAAAAGTTGATGCGATGCCGACGGGGTTACGCCCACTTCATGGCTCGCTCCGTAAACCGCTACTCTCGCTATTGCAGGCCCAAATTAATGGCATTGAGAATATTCCCGCGAGCGGTGGGTTTTTGTTAGCGGCCAATCATCGTGCCTTTCTAGACCATTTTTTATTGGCAGCAGCTACACCACGTCCTATTCGGTTTATCGGGAAAGAAACCCTCGCAGAAGGGCTAGGTGGCCGGTTCAATACGGCGATGGGGATGATTCCGGTACGGCGAGGGATTGCTGACGCCGAAATGATGGAAACGGCGTCCGCAGTACTCAAAGCGGGCGTTCCTATTGCTATCTTTCCAGAAGGGACTCGCAGTCGAACCGGGGAGCTGTATCGCTTTCGTTCTGGAATGGCCCGATTAGCGGTTGAAACCGGCGTCCCTATCGTGCCAACGGGGATTCGTGGGTCTTGGAGGGTGTGGCCGCCTGAGAATGATTTACCGTATTTTCGGATCCCACCCCATGGGCTCGTTGAAGTGACCTTTTGCAAACCCGTTGTCGTTGCGACGGACTCGCCACGAGCACGTCGAGATGCAACCAATTTGGTCTATGACCGGATTGCGAGAGCCTGTGGACAACCACGAAATAACGGGTATGCACCCATAGGTGGTTGA
- the serC gene encoding phosphoserine transaminase: protein MADITIPKELLPEDGRFGCGPSKVRDEAMDAFHQSGRSVMGTSHRKAPVKDMIARIRTGMAAYFHLPEDYTVALSNGGATLFWDAATFGLIEARSAHAVFGEFSSKFAHSVDLAPHLDDAVRIEAPPGFAPKVDPVDGVDVYALTHNETSTGVAMPVRRPSEDGLVLVDATSAAGAMAVDPHEFDAYYFSPQKAFGAEAGLWVALLSPAAQERIRALGATRPTPPSLDLSIVLDNSEQNQTYNTSAVASLFFLAHSVEAMAERGFDAIVAEAKDRSAIIYEWAEAREWAEPFVHDDMNRSAVVATVNLADHIHAAEVNRILRANGIYDTDAYRKLGTNQLRVGLWPSMPLADVQAFTASVDYVVEQLTS, encoded by the coding sequence ATGGCCGATATCACCATTCCTAAAGAACTTTTGCCCGAAGATGGCCGCTTTGGCTGTGGTCCATCTAAAGTCCGTGACGAAGCGATGGACGCATTCCATCAATCTGGCCGCAGTGTGATGGGTACAAGCCATCGCAAAGCCCCAGTCAAAGATATGATCGCACGGATTCGTACTGGTATGGCAGCATACTTCCACCTGCCAGAGGACTATACGGTTGCCTTGAGCAACGGTGGGGCAACACTCTTTTGGGATGCAGCTACATTTGGCTTGATTGAAGCCCGGTCTGCACACGCTGTTTTCGGTGAGTTCAGCTCTAAGTTCGCCCATAGTGTCGACTTGGCTCCGCATTTAGATGACGCAGTTCGTATCGAGGCACCTCCTGGATTCGCGCCCAAGGTAGATCCCGTCGATGGTGTTGATGTCTATGCCTTAACGCACAACGAAACATCAACAGGTGTGGCAATGCCCGTTCGACGCCCATCAGAAGATGGGCTTGTCCTCGTAGATGCAACGAGCGCAGCTGGCGCCATGGCGGTCGATCCACACGAATTCGATGCATACTATTTCAGTCCACAAAAAGCATTCGGTGCTGAGGCGGGCCTATGGGTTGCGTTACTTAGTCCGGCGGCCCAGGAACGGATACGAGCCCTTGGTGCCACCCGTCCCACACCGCCGTCACTCGATCTCTCAATCGTGCTGGATAATTCTGAACAGAATCAGACCTATAACACGTCGGCTGTGGCCAGCCTGTTCTTCCTTGCCCATAGCGTTGAGGCAATGGCTGAACGTGGGTTCGATGCCATTGTTGCTGAAGCTAAGGATCGAAGTGCGATCATCTATGAATGGGCTGAAGCGCGAGAATGGGCTGAGCCATTTGTCCACGATGATATGAACCGATCAGCAGTTGTGGCCACGGTTAACCTCGCCGATCACATTCATGCTGCTGAGGTCAACCGTATCCTCCGGGCAAATGGCATCTATGACACCGATGCCTACCGTAAACTGGGCACGAACCAGCTTCGTGTTGGGTTGTGGCCCTCAATGCCTCTCGCAGATGTTCAAGCGTTCACAGCCTCAGTTGACTACGTCGTTGAACAGTTAACAAGCTAG
- a CDS encoding SDR family NAD(P)-dependent oxidoreductase yields the protein MASVLVTGSTQGLGRLSAQWLLDRGHMVILHARSTDRMDAVDTLLAQGCTAVVGDFGDQSAIHQVADQVNALGPLDAVIHNAGVVDGPDLVTINVVAPYILTALINRPSRLIYLSSNDHFGGVGDIDRLGLDGGVPTATYADTKWFLTAFAMAMSIRWPDTVCSAVDPGWVPTRMGGVYAPDDLSQGAVTQAWLAVGQESTAYMSGHYWYHMRPRQPHHGTQDHGCHEALIRSLASFTGVSLP from the coding sequence ATGGCATCCGTACTCGTAACCGGGTCAACCCAAGGATTAGGACGGCTGAGTGCGCAATGGTTACTCGACCGCGGCCATATGGTGATCCTGCATGCACGATCAACGGACCGGATGGACGCCGTAGATACGTTACTTGCTCAAGGGTGTACCGCGGTGGTGGGGGACTTCGGTGACCAATCAGCCATTCACCAAGTTGCCGATCAGGTTAATGCTCTGGGGCCACTCGATGCAGTCATTCATAATGCCGGTGTGGTGGACGGGCCGGACTTGGTCACCATTAATGTGGTTGCCCCCTATATTCTCACCGCCCTCATTAACCGTCCTTCTCGACTGATCTATCTCAGCAGTAATGATCACTTTGGCGGGGTTGGTGACATCGATCGGCTGGGTCTTGATGGGGGAGTACCCACAGCTACATATGCTGATACTAAGTGGTTTCTAACGGCATTCGCCATGGCAATGAGTATCCGCTGGCCCGACACGGTGTGCAGTGCGGTTGACCCTGGATGGGTGCCAACACGCATGGGGGGTGTGTACGCTCCCGATGACTTATCTCAGGGTGCGGTCACACAAGCATGGCTTGCCGTGGGCCAAGAGTCGACAGCGTATATGTCTGGGCACTACTGGTATCACATGCGGCCCCGACAACCGCATCATGGCACCCAAGACCATGGTTGCCATGAAGCACTCATCAGGTCATTAGCTTCATTCACGGGTGTTTCTCTGCCCTAA
- the hisI gene encoding phosphoribosyl-AMP cyclohydrolase has product MVRFDIDPDTLTYSDDGLIPAIIQQHDTHEVLMMAWMNKHALEQTLITGETVFWSRSRHTLWHKGATSGNTQRVMAIAADCDRDTLLIQVDSPGPACHTGSRTCFDEMVL; this is encoded by the coding sequence ATGGTGCGATTCGACATTGACCCAGACACGCTGACCTATTCTGACGATGGGCTGATTCCGGCCATCATTCAACAACACGATACGCACGAAGTATTGATGATGGCGTGGATGAATAAACACGCACTAGAACAGACCCTAATAACTGGAGAAACGGTCTTCTGGTCTCGCTCACGGCACACGCTGTGGCATAAAGGGGCAACGAGTGGCAACACACAACGGGTCATGGCAATAGCTGCCGATTGTGACCGGGATACACTCCTTATCCAGGTTGATAGCCCTGGGCCGGCGTGTCATACCGGCTCACGGACCTGTTTTGATGAGATGGTGTTATAA
- a CDS encoding chorismate mutase, whose protein sequence is MTVDPRLQALRDQIDVLDAELIALMGRRFDVTRAVGVLKREIGLPKADPAREERQITRLRTMASDVGLDEEFSERLLRLIIDEVIRDYARKGSNSGTDSA, encoded by the coding sequence GTGACCGTAGATCCCCGATTACAAGCCCTTCGTGACCAAATTGATGTGTTGGATGCCGAACTCATTGCCCTGATGGGACGTCGCTTTGATGTGACCAGAGCAGTGGGTGTACTGAAACGTGAGATTGGGCTACCCAAAGCCGACCCTGCGCGAGAGGAACGCCAGATTACCCGTTTGCGTACGATGGCTAGTGATGTTGGATTAGATGAGGAGTTCAGCGAACGACTCCTGCGCTTGATTATTGATGAAGTGATTCGTGACTATGCCCGTAAAGGGAGTAACTCAGGCACGGATAGCGCTTAG
- a CDS encoding hemolysin family protein, producing the protein MSAGIALLVSLVLLILNGFFVAAEFGLLAARRARLEVLATNGSVAARVALEGLNELTTLLAGAQLGITMCSLGIGIFAESAFAGLIEGPLHQIGIQDGLIHPIAFVFALSITSFLHMVVGEMLAKSLALVNPERTTLVVARPFMWMIRLFRPVVGTMNYLANLCVRAVGVKPTGATNESVGPAELVVMVNQSAQQGLLSPFESRLLDRTIRLQGLVAHQVMTPRRDMVWAHPSATPREIEQLSTETGRSRVLLLDEDNPVGLVHIKDVLLLPESLADEPLPPALIRECLTVVATAPVSQVMKQLRDRAIHVAIVIDEFGAIEGLVTLEDTIEELVGEFFDETDERPVEEEGEIPAQWRIDELAVRRGIHLPEGRYETVAGYVLDQTQEIPAVGTTIQIDNVGTGDVIQPAIMEVIEVQDHRVVTVAIQLLEAYSSSDDERM; encoded by the coding sequence ATGAGTGCCGGTATTGCCCTTCTTGTCAGTTTAGTTCTGCTCATTCTCAACGGATTCTTTGTGGCGGCGGAGTTTGGGCTACTCGCTGCACGGCGGGCACGCCTTGAAGTATTGGCCACCAATGGGTCTGTCGCGGCAAGAGTAGCGCTCGAAGGATTAAATGAACTGACAACGTTACTAGCTGGGGCCCAGCTCGGGATCACGATGTGCAGTTTAGGTATCGGTATTTTTGCTGAAAGTGCATTTGCTGGACTCATTGAGGGGCCACTCCACCAGATAGGTATCCAAGATGGCCTGATCCATCCCATCGCCTTTGTGTTCGCGCTATCAATTACTTCGTTTCTTCACATGGTTGTCGGGGAAATGTTGGCTAAATCACTTGCACTTGTCAATCCCGAACGCACGACGCTTGTGGTGGCTCGTCCGTTTATGTGGATGATCCGTCTATTCCGCCCAGTTGTGGGCACCATGAACTATTTGGCCAACCTGTGTGTCCGTGCCGTAGGTGTCAAACCAACGGGTGCAACCAATGAAAGTGTTGGACCAGCTGAACTTGTGGTGATGGTCAACCAAAGTGCCCAACAAGGGCTGTTAAGCCCATTTGAAAGTCGCTTACTGGACCGCACGATTCGTCTCCAAGGCCTCGTTGCTCATCAGGTAATGACGCCTCGTCGTGACATGGTGTGGGCTCACCCTTCGGCTACACCTCGTGAAATTGAACAATTGAGTACCGAAACAGGTCGTAGCCGAGTACTGCTCCTTGACGAAGATAATCCGGTAGGGCTGGTCCACATTAAAGACGTATTGTTGCTGCCTGAGTCTCTGGCTGATGAACCGCTTCCACCAGCATTGATTCGTGAGTGCCTGACTGTTGTCGCAACCGCACCAGTGTCCCAAGTGATGAAACAGTTGCGAGACCGTGCCATTCACGTTGCGATAGTCATTGATGAATTTGGTGCTATCGAAGGACTTGTAACCCTTGAAGATACGATCGAAGAACTAGTAGGCGAGTTCTTTGATGAGACTGATGAACGCCCCGTTGAAGAAGAAGGTGAGATTCCTGCACAGTGGCGCATTGATGAACTCGCGGTTCGTCGAGGTATTCACCTACCAGAGGGTCGTTACGAAACGGTTGCCGGTTATGTGCTCGACCAAACCCAGGAAATTCCTGCTGTGGGGACGACGATTCAAATCGACAATGTTGGAACCGGCGATGTTATTCAACCTGCCATTATGGAGGTTATTGAAGTTCAAGATCACCGAGTCGTTACGGTAGCTATCCAACTCCTTGAAGCGTATAGCTCGAGTGATGACGAAAGGATGTAA
- a CDS encoding MerR family transcriptional regulator: protein MYNDTPLPGFGAEQGYRGPAVAKMVNISYRKLDHWTTKGLVKASVRGAEGSGTQRLYSYDDIVRLKVVCRLRDAGISLNKIELAMKQIDEKGIALSEVTIAGDSNGNIFAVDNHDQVIDLLMSGQGVFFIAVEPVAGEVRAEVSHLRSETAYPIRAFDLGEDSFEAI from the coding sequence ATGTACAACGACACGCCGTTGCCAGGTTTTGGCGCAGAGCAGGGTTATCGCGGCCCTGCTGTAGCGAAGATGGTGAACATCTCTTATCGCAAATTAGATCACTGGACCACCAAGGGATTGGTGAAGGCAAGTGTGCGTGGTGCAGAAGGGTCAGGGACCCAGCGGTTGTATTCCTACGACGACATCGTTCGCCTGAAGGTTGTCTGTCGGTTACGTGATGCAGGGATTAGCTTGAACAAAATCGAGCTGGCGATGAAGCAGATTGACGAAAAAGGTATTGCCCTCAGTGAAGTGACCATTGCCGGGGATTCCAATGGCAACATTTTTGCGGTTGATAACCACGATCAAGTCATTGACCTATTGATGAGCGGTCAAGGTGTGTTCTTTATTGCGGTAGAACCCGTGGCCGGTGAGGTACGTGCTGAAGTATCTCATCTCAGGTCCGAAACGGCCTACCCGATCCGTGCATTCGATCTCGGGGAAGACTCATTCGAAGCGATCTAA
- a CDS encoding bifunctional nuclease family protein: MIDVDVIGIRVKVPHNQPIVVLKEHDGNRYLPIWIGIVEASAIGLAMQGVDSPRPMTHDLFVQTLATLNGVITGVDIVDLQEGTFFAELFLVSPDGQTHVIDARPSDAIALAVRLDIPVRVSETVMDDASTTIEERDEEEQIEEFKAFLDQVNPEDFQD, encoded by the coding sequence ATGATTGATGTCGATGTAATTGGGATTCGGGTTAAGGTTCCGCATAATCAACCAATCGTGGTGTTAAAGGAGCATGACGGAAACCGGTATCTTCCTATCTGGATCGGCATTGTTGAAGCATCTGCGATTGGTCTGGCAATGCAAGGCGTTGATTCTCCTCGACCGATGACCCATGACCTCTTTGTACAGACCTTAGCTACATTGAATGGTGTTATTACCGGCGTTGATATCGTTGACCTACAAGAAGGCACATTCTTTGCTGAGCTCTTTTTGGTCAGTCCTGACGGCCAAACACATGTGATTGACGCACGACCGTCTGATGCCATCGCCCTGGCTGTTCGACTCGATATTCCCGTTCGTGTTAGTGAGACCGTCATGGATGATGCAAGCACAACGATCGAAGAGCGTGACGAAGAAGAACAGATTGAAGAATTTAAGGCCTTTTTGGATCAAGTAAACCCTGAAGATTTCCAGGATTAA
- a CDS encoding hemolysin family protein, translating into MDQLIAWLLVGLIVVLVVANGYFVAQEFAFVAVKRAQVEGLAQSGDPSGKRILFVLKRLSFMLSGAQLGITITSLVIGFITDKSLGTVLTPVAMALGLSTDVARAVALVTAFVIATCSQMILGELFPKNLAIAKPLEVSKALSRSTIIWLTVAKPFIALFDGAANALIRALGVEPIHELDGGASAEELDHIAHASQVSGELNPELVDLFSRAINFQELDAGAVAVERSNLVVISPTDRLEILHGHLGATGLSRYPVVDRVTRLPLGVIDIGALLRVPRDQWGTVRVKDMMHPVPAVPDTARLSTVLATLRDRGSHVAVVINEHGGFSGMLTLEDLIEELVGEILDEHDDALIPTITASGDGKWTVAGQVRVDEVERETGLSLPRGDYDTIAGLFVAHLGRLGREGDIVRMISTDPKDPYANVMVTLMAMVTTPFTTETLALTILPIAAEEELA; encoded by the coding sequence GTGGATCAACTAATCGCGTGGCTACTGGTAGGACTGATTGTGGTCTTGGTGGTCGCCAACGGCTACTTCGTGGCCCAAGAGTTTGCCTTTGTTGCCGTCAAACGTGCGCAGGTTGAAGGGTTGGCTCAGTCAGGTGACCCGAGTGGCAAGCGGATTCTGTTTGTGCTTAAACGGTTGTCCTTTATGCTCAGTGGTGCTCAATTAGGGATCACAATTACGAGTCTGGTTATCGGGTTTATTACCGATAAGTCACTAGGTACCGTATTGACACCAGTTGCTATGGCCTTGGGTCTATCGACTGATGTTGCCAGAGCAGTCGCCTTAGTAACCGCCTTTGTGATTGCCACATGTTCTCAGATGATCCTTGGCGAGCTCTTTCCAAAGAATCTTGCCATTGCCAAACCGCTTGAGGTGAGTAAGGCGTTAAGCCGTTCAACAATTATTTGGCTGACTGTGGCTAAGCCTTTTATCGCCCTATTCGATGGGGCTGCCAATGCGTTGATCAGAGCCTTGGGTGTTGAACCAATTCATGAACTTGATGGTGGTGCAAGTGCTGAGGAGCTAGATCACATTGCCCATGCCAGTCAAGTGAGTGGTGAATTAAATCCTGAACTCGTTGATCTCTTCAGCCGGGCTATTAATTTCCAAGAGTTAGATGCAGGTGCAGTAGCGGTGGAGCGCTCAAATCTTGTCGTCATCAGCCCAACAGACCGGTTGGAGATTCTCCATGGCCATTTGGGCGCAACTGGCCTCAGTCGCTATCCCGTTGTTGACCGAGTTACGCGTTTACCACTTGGTGTGATTGATATTGGTGCACTTCTTCGTGTTCCGCGAGATCAATGGGGCACGGTACGGGTTAAAGACATGATGCATCCTGTCCCTGCCGTCCCTGATACCGCTCGCTTATCAACTGTGCTGGCAACCCTCCGTGACCGTGGGAGCCACGTGGCTGTTGTGATTAATGAACACGGTGGTTTTTCTGGAATGCTCACCTTAGAAGACCTTATTGAAGAACTTGTCGGTGAAATCCTTGATGAGCATGATGATGCACTTATCCCAACGATTACTGCTTCTGGAGATGGAAAGTGGACAGTTGCCGGTCAGGTTCGTGTAGACGAGGTCGAACGCGAGACGGGGCTATCGCTACCACGTGGCGACTATGACACGATTGCTGGGCTTTTCGTTGCGCACCTGGGGCGTCTTGGTCGAGAGGGTGATATCGTCCGCATGATCAGCACCGATCCAAAGGACCCCTACGCCAATGTGATGGTCACGTTGATGGCAATGGTCACCACCCCATTTACCACGGAAACCTTAGCGCTCACCATCCTTCCTATCGCCGCTGAGGAGGAGTTGGCATGA
- the dut gene encoding dUTP diphosphatase, producing MARLSLPIQLLDPDLPVPRYANPGDAGLDLYARQSIMLPAHARALMPTGIAVAIPEGWVGLVHPRSGWALRHGLTHANSPGTIDAGYRGEIRVPLLNTDPTRSIRIRRGDRIGQLLLQEVARAELKIVDRLPDGERNQDGFGSSGR from the coding sequence GTGGCTCGGTTGTCTCTTCCAATTCAGCTTCTCGACCCCGACCTTCCAGTCCCTCGGTATGCCAACCCTGGAGATGCTGGATTGGATTTGTATGCGCGGCAGTCAATCATGTTGCCTGCCCATGCTCGCGCATTAATGCCCACGGGCATTGCCGTGGCGATTCCTGAAGGGTGGGTTGGTCTCGTCCACCCCCGCTCTGGGTGGGCACTTCGACACGGCCTTACCCACGCTAATAGTCCAGGAACAATTGATGCTGGGTACCGTGGTGAGATTCGTGTCCCACTTTTAAATACCGATCCGACGAGATCAATACGAATACGGCGTGGTGATCGGATTGGCCAACTGCTGTTACAAGAAGTTGCAAGAGCAGAGTTGAAGATTGTTGACCGCTTACCAGACGGAGAACGCAACCAGGATGGTTTTGGGTCATCTGGGCGTTAG